The following proteins are encoded in a genomic region of Flammeovirga pectinis:
- a CDS encoding NDR1/HIN1-like protein, producing MRLKSIAQYIVYFIVLITFTSCGPEAPEFYDVKNIEMFTLEDGNFVVRAEAVLYNPNGVSITVDQIHVDVLINGNVIGNVDQNLSSEAKKKSEFTLPLEVQFPPKALFSNILGGLINMATGEDFEVRYTGFVRTKVLGVSFKVPFDQVETVGLNLK from the coding sequence ATGAGATTAAAATCTATCGCACAATATATAGTATACTTTATTGTACTAATAACATTTACATCTTGCGGCCCTGAAGCTCCAGAATTTTATGATGTGAAAAATATTGAAATGTTCACATTAGAAGATGGTAATTTTGTTGTTAGAGCAGAAGCAGTCCTTTATAATCCGAATGGAGTATCTATTACTGTAGATCAAATACATGTAGATGTATTAATAAATGGAAATGTAATTGGTAATGTAGATCAAAATCTTTCTTCTGAAGCCAAAAAGAAATCTGAATTTACTCTTCCTCTTGAAGTACAATTTCCTCCAAAAGCACTATTTTCCAATATTTTAGGTGGACTTATTAATATGGCAACTGGAGAAGACTTTGAGGTAAGATATACTGGTTTTGTAAGAACTAAAGTACTAGGAGTCAGCTTTAAAGTACCTTTTGATCAGGTAGAAACAGTTGGTTTAAATTTAAAATAA